A single genomic interval of Kosmotoga arenicorallina S304 harbors:
- a CDS encoding sugar ABC transporter substrate-binding protein — MKRTKVMVWVVLLVSFLLVGTSLFAKLTYGYVTPGPDTWYKKDVEGFRYAASLVGVDVIVLNSDYDTEKEITNIKTLVNMGVDGMCVFSFNPNGAFIAARECAMAGIPLVVTDNVGQVLKSDYDVVACIDFDWHGMGINVANYIAEHYPGEKIASIMGLFEHVPVQIFRSSFEPKVNELGVNQIVAVRDGKYTPTVAVDQAQDLIESGYDFSILFVFNEEMAAAVVRMLKTRGLLNNPIKVITTNGAPYGIELIKEGSIKYSISTSPGWEGFVSFLALHAYTQGLITELDQQILLPNTPITPETIDDKTKVVPWDVDPIWIELTRQYFPQYNPLY, encoded by the coding sequence GTGAAGAGAACAAAGGTAATGGTATGGGTAGTGTTATTGGTATCTTTCCTGTTAGTTGGTACTTCACTTTTCGCAAAACTTACCTATGGATATGTAACTCCAGGTCCTGACACATGGTACAAGAAAGATGTAGAAGGCTTTCGGTACGCTGCAAGTCTTGTAGGTGTAGATGTAATTGTCCTAAATTCTGACTATGACACTGAAAAGGAAATAACAAACATCAAAACACTCGTTAATATGGGTGTAGATGGTATGTGCGTCTTTTCCTTTAATCCTAATGGAGCTTTTATAGCTGCAAGAGAATGCGCAATGGCCGGAATACCACTTGTTGTAACAGATAATGTGGGTCAGGTTTTAAAGTCTGACTATGATGTGGTTGCTTGTATTGACTTTGACTGGCATGGAATGGGAATCAACGTTGCAAACTACATTGCAGAGCATTACCCTGGCGAAAAAATCGCAAGTATAATGGGGCTTTTTGAACATGTTCCAGTTCAAATATTTAGAAGTTCTTTTGAGCCGAAGGTAAATGAACTGGGAGTCAATCAAATTGTTGCTGTTAGAGATGGTAAGTATACTCCAACCGTTGCTGTTGACCAGGCACAAGATTTGATTGAATCAGGATATGACTTTTCAATCTTATTTGTTTTCAACGAAGAAATGGCGGCAGCTGTCGTCAGAATGCTTAAGACAAGAGGGCTGCTAAATAATCCTATAAAGGTAATAACTACAAATGGCGCTCCATATGGTATTGAGTTAATCAAAGAAGGAAGCATAAAGTATTCCATCTCTACATCACCCGGATGGGAAGGCTTCGTGTCTTTCCTTGCGCTTCATGCTTATACACAGGGTTTGATAACCGAACTTGATCAACAGATTTTACTCCCGAATACACCAATCACTCCAGAAACAATTGATGACAAAACAAAGGTTGTACCCTGGGATGTCGATCCGATTTGGATTGAATTGACAAGACAATACTTCCCGCAATATAATCCTCTTTATTGA